A segment of the Romboutsia sp. 13368 genome:
TATACTAAAATTTAGTAAAAATTTNNNNNNNNNNNNNNNNNNNNNNNNNNNNNNNNNNNNNNNNNNNNNNNNNNNNNNNNNNNNNNNNNNNNNNNNNNNNNNNNNNNNNNNNNNNNNNNNNNNNNNNNNNNNNNNNNNNNNNNNNNNNNNNNNNNNNNNNNNNNNNNNNNNNNNNNNNNNNNNNNNNNNNNNNNNNNNNNNNNNNNNNNNNNNNNNNNNNNNNNNNNNNNNNNNNNNNNNNNNNNNNNNNNNNNNNNNNNNNNNNNNNNNNNNNNNNNNNNNNNNNNNNNNNNNNNNNNNNNNNNNNNNNNNNNNNNNNNNNNNNNNNNNNNNNNNNNNNNNNNNNNNNNNNNNNNNNNNNNNNNNNNNNNNNNNNNNNNNNNNNNNNNNNNNNNNNNNNNNNNNNNNNNNNNNNNNNNNNNNNNNNNNNNNNNNNNNNNNNNNNNNNNNNNNNNNNNNNNNNNNNNNNNNNNNNNNNNNNNNNNNNNNNNNNNNNNNNNNNNNNNNNNNNNNNNNNNNNNNNNNNNNNNNNNNNNNNNNNNNNNNNNNNNNNNNNNNNNNNNNNNNNNNNNNNNNNNNNNNNNNNNNNNNNNNNNNNNNNNNNNNNNNNNNNNNNNNNNNNNNNNNNNNNNNNNNNNNNNNNNNNNNNNNNNNNNNNNNNNNNNNNNNNNNNNNNNNNNNNNNNNNNNNNNNNNNNNNNNNNNNNNNNNNNNNNNNNNNNNAACTTACCACCAGAAAAAAGAAATATGGGAACAGTTTTTCAAAATTATGCACTATTCCCTAATATGACAGTAGAAGAAAATATAGCATATGGATTGAAAATAAAAAAGCTACCTAAAAATGTTATTAAGGATAAATGTGAAACATATTTAAACTTAGCAGGTCTTATTGATTTTAGAAATAAAAGAATAGATGAATTATCTGGAGGGCAACAACAAAGAGTAGCAATTGCAAGAGCATTAGCAACAGAGCCTACAATGCTTTTACTAGATGAGCCAATGTCAAAYTNNNNNNNNNNNNNNNNNNNNNNNNNNNNNNNNNNNNNNNNNNNNNNNNNNNNNNNNNNNNNNNNNNNNNNNNNNNNNNNNNNNNNNNNNNNNNNNNNNNNNNNNNNNNNNNNNNNNNNNNNNNNNNNNNNNNNNNNNNNNNNNNNNNNNNNNNNNNNNNNNNNNNNNNNNNNNNNNNNNNNNNNNNNNNNNNNNNNNNNNNNNNNNNNNNNNNNNNNNNNNNNNNNNNNNNNNNNNNNNNNNNNNNNNNNNNNNNNNNNNNNNNNNNNNNNNNNNNNNNNNNNNNNNNNNNNNNNNNNNNNNNNNNNNNNNNNNNNNNNNNNNNNNNNNNNNNNNNNNNNNNNNNNNNNNNNNNNNNNNNNNNNNNNNNNNNNNNNNNNNNNNNNNNNNNNNNNNNNNNNNNNNNNNNNNNNNNNNNNNNNNNNNNNNNNNNNNNNNNNNNNNNNNNNNNNNNNNNNNNNNNNNNNNNNNNNNNNNNNNNNNNNNNNNNNNNNNNNNNNNNNNNNNNNNNNNNNNNNNNNNNNNNNNNNNNNNNNNNNNNNNNNNNNNNNNNNNNNNNNNNNNNNNNNNNNNNNNNNNNNNNNNNNNNNNNNNNNNNNNNNNNNNNNNNNNNNNNNNNNNNNNNNNNNNNNNNNNNNNNNNNNNNNNNNNNNNNNNNNNNNNNNNNNNNNNNNNNNNNNNNNNNNNNNNNNNNNNNNNNNNNNNNNNNNNNNNNNNNNNNNNNNNNNNNNNNNNNNNNNNNNNNNNNNNNNNNNNNNNNNNNNNNNNNNNNNNNNNNNNNNNNNNNNNNNNNNNNNNNNNNNNNNNNNNNNNNNNNNNNNNNNNNNNNNNNNNNNNNNNNNNNNNNNNNNNNNNNNNNNNNNNNNNNNNNNNNNNNNNNNNNNNNNNNNNNNNNNNNNNNNNNNNNNNNNNNNNNNNNNNNNNNNNNNNNNNNNNNNNNNNNNNNNNNNNNNNNNNNNNNNNNNNNNNNNNNNNNNNNNNNNNNNNNNNNNNNNNNNNNNNNNNNNNNNNNNNNNNNNNNNNNNNNNNNNNNNNNNNNNNNNNNNNNNNNNNNNNNNNNNNNNNNNNNNNNNNNNNNNNNNNNNNNNNNNNNNNNNNNNNNNNNNNNNNNNNNNNNNNNNNNNNNNNNNNNNNNNNNNNNNNNNNNNNNNNNNNNNNNNNNNNNNNNNNNNNNNNNNNNNNNNNNNNNNNNNNNNNNNNNNNNNNNNNNNNNNNNNNNNNNNNNNNNNNNNNNNNNNNNNNNNNNNNNNNNNNNNNNNNNNNNNNNNNNNNNNNNNNNNNNNNNNNNNNNNNNNNNNNNNNNNNNNNNNNNNNNNNNNNNNNNNNNNNNNNNNNNNNNNNNNNNNNNNNNNNNNNNNNNNNNNNNNNNNNNNNNNNNNNNNNNNNNNNNNNNNNNNNNNNNNNNNNNNNNNNNNNNNNNNNNNNNNNNNNNNNNNNNNNNNNNNNNNNNNNNNNNNNNNNNNNNNNNNNNNNNNNNNNNNNNNNNNNNNNNNNNNNNNNNNNNNNNNNNNNNNNNNNNNNNNNNNNNNNNNNNNNNNNNNNNNNNNNNNNNNNNNNNNNNNNNNNNNNNNNNNNNNNNNNNNNNNNNNNNNNNNNNNNNNNNNNNNNNNNNNNNNNNNNNNNNNNNNNNNNNNNNNNNNNNNNNNNNNNNNNNNNNNNNNNNNNNNNNNNNNNNNNNNNNNNNNNNNNNNNNNNNNNNNNNNNNNNNNNNNNNNNNNNNNNNNNNNNNNNNNNNNNNNNNNNNNNNNNNNNNNNNNNNNNNNNNNNNNNNNNNNNNNNNNNNNNNNNNNNNNNNNNNNNNNNNNNNNNNNNNNNNNNNNNNNNNNNNNNNNNNNNNNNNNNNNNNNNNNNNNNNNNNNNNNNNNNNNNNNNNNNNNNNNNNNNNNNNNNNNNNNNNNNNNNNNNNNNNNNNNNNNNNNNNNNNNNNNNNNNNNNNNNNNNNNNNNNNNNNNNNNNNNNNNNNNNNNNNNNNNNNNNNNNNNNNNNNNNNNNNNNNNNNNNNNNNNNNNNNNNNNNNNNNNNNNNNNNNNNNNNNNNNNNNNNNNNNNNNNNNNNNNNNNNNNNNNNNNNNNNNNNNNNNNNNNNNNNNNNNNNNNNNNNNNNNNNNNNNNNNNNNNNNNNNNNNNNNNNNNNNNNNNNNNNNNNNNNNNNNNNNNNNNNNNNNNNNNNNNNNNNNNNNNNNNNNNNNNNNNNNNNNNNNNNNNNNNNNNNNNNNNNNNNNNNNNNNNNNNNNNNNNNNNNNNNNNNNNNNNNNNNNNNNNNNNNNNNNNNNNNNNNNNNNNNNNNNNNNNNNNNNNNNNNNNNNNNNNNNNNNNNNNNNNNNNNNNNNNNNNNNNNNNNNNNNNNNNNNNNNNNNNNNNNNNNNNNNNNNNNNNNNNNNNNNNNNNNNNNNNNNNNNNNNNNNNNNNNNNNNNNNNNNNNNNNNNNNNNNNNNNNNNNNNNNNNNNNNNNNNNNNNNNNNNNNNNNNNNNNNNNNNNNNNNNNNNNNNNNNNNNNNNNNNNNNNNNNNNNNNNNNNNNNNNNNNNNNNNNNNNNNNNNNNNNNNNNNNNNNNNNNNNNNNNNNNNNNNNNNNNNNNNNNNNNNNNNNNNNNNNNNNNNNNNNNNNNNNNNNNNNNNNNNNNNNNNNNNNNNNNNNNNNNNNNNNNNNNNNNNNNNNNNNNNNNNNNNNNNNNNNNNNNNNNNNNNNNNNNNNNNNNNNNNNNNNNNNNNNNNNNNNNNNNNNNNNNNNNNNNNNNNNNNNNNNNNNNNNNNNNNNNNNNNNNNNNNNNNNNNNNNNNNNNNNNNNNNNNNNNNNNNNNNNNNNNNNNNNNNNNNNNNNNNNNNNNNNNNNNNNNNNNNNNNNNNNNNNNNNNNNNNNNNNNNNNNNNNNNNNNNNNNNNNNNNNNNNNNNNNNNNNNNNNNNNNNNNNNNNNNNNNNNNNNNNNNNNNNNNNNNNNNNNNNNNNNNNNNNNNNNNNNNNNNNNNNNNNNNNNNNNNNNNNNNNNNNNNNNNNNNNNNNNNNNNNNNNNNNNNNNNNN
Coding sequences within it:
- a CDS encoding ATP-binding cassette domain-containing protein encodes the protein NLPPEKRNMGTVFQNYALFPNMTVEENIAYGLKIKKLPKNVIKDKCETYLNLAGLIDFRNKRIDELSGGQQQRVAIARALATEPTMLLLDEPMSN